In Neomonachus schauinslandi chromosome 6, ASM220157v2, whole genome shotgun sequence, a genomic segment contains:
- the LOC110579325 gene encoding ras-related protein Rab-13 isoform X1, which yields MAKAYDHLFKLLLIGDSGVGKTCLIIRFAEDSFNNTYISTIGIDFKIRTVDVEGKKIKLQVWDTAGQERFKTITTAYYRGAMGIILVYDITDEKSFENIQNWMKSIKENASAGVERLLLGNKCDMEAKRKVQKEQAVKLAREHGIRFFETSAKSSTNVDEAFSSLARDILLKSGGRRPGNSHKPPGTDLKACDKKNTSKCSLG from the exons ATGGCCAAAGCCTACGACCACCTCTTCAAGTTGCTGCTCATCGGGGACTCGGGGGTGGGCAAGACTTGTCTGATCATTCGCTTTGCAGAGGACAGCTTCAACAACACCTACATCTCCACCATCG GAATTGACTTCAAGATCCGCACTGTGGATGTAGAGGGGAAGAAGATCAAATTGCAGGTCTG GGATACAGCTGGCCAAGAGCGATTCAAGACGATAACCACTGCCTATTACCGTGGAGCCATG GGCATTATCCTAGTATATGACATCACAGATGAGAAATCCTTCGAGAATATTCAGAACTGGATGAAAAGCATCAAAGAG AATGCCTCTGCTGGGGTAGAACGCCTGCTGCTGGGGAACAAGTGTGACATGGAGGCCAAGAGGAAGGTGCAGAAGGAGCAGGCTGTCAAG CTGGCTCGGGAGCATGGGATCCGATTCTTCGAGACAAGTGCCAAATCCAGCACAAATGTGGATGAG GCTTTCAGTTCCCTGGCCCGGGACATCTTGCTCAAGTCAGGAGGCCGGAGACCG GGAAACAGCCACAAGCCCCCTGGCACTGACCTGAAAGCTTGTGACAAGAAGAACACCAGCAAGTGCTCCCTCGGCTGA